A window from Solanum stenotomum isolate F172 chromosome 7, ASM1918654v1, whole genome shotgun sequence encodes these proteins:
- the LOC125871188 gene encoding fatty acyl-CoA reductase 2, chloroplastic-like isoform X2 codes for MLRTTPKVNKIYLLIRAKDKEAAFHRLKIEIMESELFKCLEEMHGEYYKSFILDKLMPIVGNIYEPNLGMDIITSDKIAQEIDLIVDSAAITTFDERYDLALDANVNGPYQLMMFAKKCKKLKLLMHYSTAFANGEREGLILEKPFTMGESITKEKITSISPYTNFPSLDAHNEIDLISKLKNNITNNIGLEQIMKDFGLERAKLYGWQDTYSFTKAIGEMMINNIRDEIPILIIRPSGITSSYKEPFPGWIQGFRVIDPLVFFYRKGDLPALLADPECLIDLVPVDVVVNTTMAAMAKHGNLQNPQLNVYHVASSSINPVTFSQIFDYSYDCFQLFPFVNSKGDKYEVKKMRFFDKISDFENYIWKVLSKQHEVQDGKELTKIQIRLIKKKVEYLKNFSKLYEPYLFYKGWFDNGNVRKLMGDMSEEEKRSFEIDVTKINWKNYIENTHIPGVQKYVLEGKRVN; via the exons ATGTTGAGAACAACACCAAAGGTAAACAAGATCTATTTGCTCATCAGGGCAAAGGATAAGGAAGCTGCATTTCACAGATTAAAAATTGAA ATTATGGAGTCAGAATTATTCAAATGCCTAGAAGAAATGCATGGTGAATATTACAAGTCATTCATATTGGACAAATTGATGCCTATAGTTGGAAATATATATGAGCCAAATCTTGGTATGGATATTATTACTAGTGACAAAATTGCTCAAGAAATTGATTTGATTGTTGACTCTGCAGCCATCACTACATTTGATGAGAG gtaTGATTTAGCTCTTGATGCTAATGTGAATGGTCCATATCAACTCATGATGTTTGCAAAGAAATGCAAGAAACTTAAACTTCTTATGCATTATTCCACTG cATTTGCCAATGGAGAAAGAGAAGGGTTAATATTGGAGAAGCCTTTTACTATGGGAGAAAGCATAACAAAGGAAAAAATCACTTCAATTTCTCCTTATACTAATTTTCCATCATTGGATGCTCACAATGAAATTGACTTGATTTCAAAGTTGAAGAACaatattacaaataatattgGCTTGGAACAAATAATGAAGGATTTTGGACTTGAGag GGCAAAGTTATATGGATGGCAAGATACATATTCATTTACAAAGGCAATTGGTGAaatgatgataaataatataagAGATGAAATTCCAATACTTATTATTCGTCCCTCTGGAATAACAAGTAGCTATAAAGAACCTTTTCCTGGATGGATACAAGGATTCag GGTAATCGATCCATTAGTCTTTTTCTATCGAAAGGGTGACCTCCCTGCCCTTCTTGCTGATCCTGAGTGTCTTATTGATTTG GTTCCTGTTGATGTGGTTGTAAATACAACAATGGCTGCTATGGCAAAACATGGAAATTTGCAAAATCCACAACTAAATGTTTATCATGTGGCATCATCATCTATAAATCCTGTcacattttctcaaatttttgacTATTCCTATGATTGTTTCCAATTATTTCCTTTTGTTAATTCAAAAGGAGATAAATATGAGGttaaaaaaatgagattttttgacaaaatatcagattttgaaaattatatttggAAGGTATTATCCAAGCAACATGAAGTACAAGATGGAAAAGAGCTTACAAAGATCCAAATACGTTTAATTAAAAAGAAGGTGGAATATTTGAAGAATTTCAGCAAGCTTTATGAACCTTACTTGTTCTACAAAGGCTG GTTTGACAATGGCAATGTACGAAAGCTAATGGGAGACATgtctgaagaagaaaaaagaagctTTGAAATTGATGTGACAAAAATTAAttggaaaaattatattgaaaatacCCATATTCCTGGTGTACAAAAATATGTACTAGAAGGAAAAAGggtaaattaa
- the LOC125871188 gene encoding fatty acyl-CoA reductase 2, chloroplastic-like isoform X3, translating into MLRTTPKVNKIYLLIRAKDKEAAFHRLKIEIMESELFKCLEEMHGEYYKSFILDKLMPIVGNIYEPNLGMDIITSDKIAQEIDLIVDSAAITTFDERYDLALDANVNGPYQLMMFAKKCKKLKLLMHYSTAFANGEREGLILEKPFTMGESITKEKITSISPYTNFPSLDAHNEIDLISKLKNNITNNIGLEQIMKDFGLERAKLYGWQDTYSFTKAIGEMMINNIRDEIPILIIRPSGITSSYKEPFPGWIQGFRVIDPLVFFYRKGDLPALLADPECLIDLVPVDVVVNTTMAAMAKHGNLQNPQLNVYHVASSSINPVTFSQIFDYSYDCFQLFPFVNSKGDKYEVKKMRFFDKISDFENYIWKVLSKQHEVQDGKELTKIQIRLIKKKVEYLKNFSKLYEPYLFYKGWYV; encoded by the exons ATGTTGAGAACAACACCAAAGGTAAACAAGATCTATTTGCTCATCAGGGCAAAGGATAAGGAAGCTGCATTTCACAGATTAAAAATTGAA ATTATGGAGTCAGAATTATTCAAATGCCTAGAAGAAATGCATGGTGAATATTACAAGTCATTCATATTGGACAAATTGATGCCTATAGTTGGAAATATATATGAGCCAAATCTTGGTATGGATATTATTACTAGTGACAAAATTGCTCAAGAAATTGATTTGATTGTTGACTCTGCAGCCATCACTACATTTGATGAGAG gtaTGATTTAGCTCTTGATGCTAATGTGAATGGTCCATATCAACTCATGATGTTTGCAAAGAAATGCAAGAAACTTAAACTTCTTATGCATTATTCCACTG cATTTGCCAATGGAGAAAGAGAAGGGTTAATATTGGAGAAGCCTTTTACTATGGGAGAAAGCATAACAAAGGAAAAAATCACTTCAATTTCTCCTTATACTAATTTTCCATCATTGGATGCTCACAATGAAATTGACTTGATTTCAAAGTTGAAGAACaatattacaaataatattgGCTTGGAACAAATAATGAAGGATTTTGGACTTGAGag GGCAAAGTTATATGGATGGCAAGATACATATTCATTTACAAAGGCAATTGGTGAaatgatgataaataatataagAGATGAAATTCCAATACTTATTATTCGTCCCTCTGGAATAACAAGTAGCTATAAAGAACCTTTTCCTGGATGGATACAAGGATTCag GGTAATCGATCCATTAGTCTTTTTCTATCGAAAGGGTGACCTCCCTGCCCTTCTTGCTGATCCTGAGTGTCTTATTGATTTG GTTCCTGTTGATGTGGTTGTAAATACAACAATGGCTGCTATGGCAAAACATGGAAATTTGCAAAATCCACAACTAAATGTTTATCATGTGGCATCATCATCTATAAATCCTGTcacattttctcaaatttttgacTATTCCTATGATTGTTTCCAATTATTTCCTTTTGTTAATTCAAAAGGAGATAAATATGAGGttaaaaaaatgagattttttgacaaaatatcagattttgaaaattatatttggAAGGTATTATCCAAGCAACATGAAGTACAAGATGGAAAAGAGCTTACAAAGATCCAAATACGTTTAATTAAAAAGAAG GTGGAATATTTGAAGAATTTCAGCAAACTTTATGAACCCTACTTGTTCTACAAAGGCTGGTACGTGTGA
- the LOC125871188 gene encoding fatty acyl-CoA reductase 2, chloroplastic-like isoform X1: MLRTTPKVNKIYLLIRAKDKEAAFHRLKIEIMESELFKCLEEMHGEYYKSFILDKLMPIVGNIYEPNLGMDIITSDKIAQEIDLIVDSAAITTFDERYDLALDANVNGPYQLMMFAKKCKKLKLLMHYSTAFANGEREGLILEKPFTMGESITKEKITSISPYTNCPSLDAHNEMNLISKLKNNITNNIGLEQIMKDFGLERAKLYGWQDTYSFTKAIGEMMINNIRDEIPILIIRPSGITSSYKEPFPGWIQGFRVIDPLVFFYRKGDLPALLADPECLIDLVPVDVVVNTTMAAMAKHGNLQNPQLNVYHVASSSINPVTFSQIFDYSYDCFQLFPFVNSKGDKYEVKKMRFFDKISDFENYIWKVLSKQHEVQDGKELTKIQIRLIKKKVEYLKNFSKLYEPYLFYKGWFDNGNVRKLMGDMSEEEKRSFEIDVTKINWKNYIENTHIPGVQKYVLEGKRVN, encoded by the exons ATGTTGAGAACAACACCAAAGGTAAACAAGATCTATTTGCTCATCAGGGCAAAGGATAAGGAAGCTGCATTTCACAGATTAAAAATTGAA ATTATGGAGTCAGAATTATTCAAATGCCTAGAAGAAATGCATGGTGAATATTACAAGTCATTCATATTGGACAAATTGATGCCTATAGTTGGAAATATATATGAGCCAAATCTTGGTATGGATATTATTACTAGTGACAAAATTGCTCAAGAAATTGATTTGATTGTTGACTCTGCAGCCATCACTACATTTGATGAGAG gtaTGATTTAGCTCTTGATGCTAATGTGAATGGTCCATATCAACTCATGATGTTTGCAAAGAAATGCAAGAAACTTAAACTTCTTATGCATTATTCCACTG cATTTGCCAATGGAGAAAGAGAAGGATTAATATTGGAGAAGCCTTTTACAATGGGAGAAAGCATAACAAAGGAAAAAATCACTTCAATTTCTCCTTATACTAATTGTCCATCATTGGATGCTCACAATGAAATGAATTTGATTTCAAAGTTGAAGAACaatattacaaataatattgGCTTGGAACAAATAATGAAGGATTTTGGACTTGAGAG GGCAAAGTTATATGGATGGCAAGATACATATTCATTTACAAAGGCAATTGGTGAaatgatgataaataatataagAGATGAAATTCCAATACTTATTATTCGTCCCTCTGGAATAACAAGTAGCTATAAAGAACCTTTTCCTGGATGGATACAAGGATTCag GGTAATCGATCCATTAGTCTTTTTCTATCGAAAGGGTGACCTCCCTGCCCTTCTTGCTGATCCTGAGTGTCTTATTGATTTG GTTCCTGTTGATGTGGTTGTAAATACAACAATGGCTGCTATGGCAAAACATGGAAATTTGCAAAATCCACAACTAAATGTTTATCATGTGGCATCATCATCTATAAATCCTGTcacattttctcaaatttttgacTATTCCTATGATTGTTTCCAATTATTTCCTTTTGTTAATTCAAAAGGAGATAAATATGAGGttaaaaaaatgagattttttgacaaaatatcagattttgaaaattatatttggAAGGTATTATCCAAGCAACATGAAGTACAAGATGGAAAAGAGCTTACAAAGATCCAAATACGTTTAATTAAAAAGAAGGTGGAATATTTGAAGAATTTCAGCAAGCTTTATGAACCTTACTTGTTCTACAAAGGCTG GTTTGACAATGGCAATGTACGAAAGCTAATGGGAGACATgtctgaagaagaaaaaagaagctTTGAAATTGATGTGACAAAAATTAAttggaaaaattatattgaaaatacCCATATTCCTGGTGTACAAAAATATGTACTAGAAGGAAAAAGggtaaattaa